CGCCATCGACTCGACGCGGCTCCGCACCGAACTCGGCTGGGAACCGCGGTTCTCCGACTTCGAGGCTGGTCTCGCGGACACCATCGCCTGGTACCGAGACAACGAGGCATGGTGGGCGCCGCAGAAGGACGCCACCGAAGCCCGTTACCAGGCGCAGGGACAGTAGCGACGTGCGTTACCTCATCACGGGCGCCTCCGGCATGCTCGGACGGGACCTGCAGGCCGTGCTGGCAGACCGGACCGTGACCGCCCTGACCCGTGCCGACCTCGACGTGACGGATGCGGCGGCAGTCCGCGAGGCGGTCGCCGGCCACGATGTGGTCCTGAACTGCGCGGCCTACACTAAGGTCGACGACGCCGAGGAGCACGAAGACGTCGCATACGCGGTGAACGCCGTCGGACCCGCCAACCTGGCCGCCGCGAGCGCCGCGACCGGTGCACGTCTCGTCACCATCTCCACCGACTACGTCTTCGACGGCGGCGCGACCACTCCCTACGCCGAGGACCGCCGCCGCGAGCCCATCAACGCCTACGGTCGCACCAAGGCCGCCGGTGAGGAGCTCGCGCTGGCCTCCCACCCCGACGGCACCTTCATCGTACGGACGGCATGGCTCTACGGCGCCCACGGGCCCAACTTCGCCACGACGATGCTGAAGCTCGCCGCGTCGAAGCAGACCTGGTCCGTCGTCGACGACCAGCTGGGCCAGCCGACCTGGACCGCCGACCTCGCCGCGCAGATCGTCGCCATGCTCGATGCCGACGCTCCGGCGGGGGTGTACCACGGCACGAACTCCGGTCAGGCGACGTGGTTCGACTTCGCCCGCGCGGTGCTCGAGGAGGCGGGACTCGACCCCGAGCGCATCACGCCCACCGACAGCTCGACGTTCACCCGACCGGCCGCGCGACCCTCGTACTCGGTGCTGGGCCACGAGGCGTGGGCCGCGGCCGGGCTCTCGCCCATGCGCGACTGGCGGGCGGCGCTCGCCCAAGCGGCGAGCGAGGGAGTGCTCGCCGGCGAATGAGCCGGGAGCGACGGCCGGTATGTCAGCGCTCGAGTTCGCGGGAGTACTCGTCACGCTGGATCAGCGCGTCCCATCGACGAGCGAGGGTCGCGAACTCGGACGGCAACACCGTCGCCTCCCGCGTGCGCGACTCGAAGTGGTAGAGCCGCGCCGCGCCCGTGCACACGACGGAACGGCCCGTTGACCGCACCTTCAGGCTGAGGTCGACGTCGTTGTAGTTCCCGGGGAAGAGCGGTGAGAAGCCGCCCACCTCCCGCACCACGTCGGCGGGCAGCAGCGCGCACGCCGCGGTCACCCCTGACACCTCGCGAGTGACGGTCAGCGAGGCCAGCGGCCGAAGCGCGCCCGGTGTGACACCGAATGCGACGTGGCCTGCGCCCCCGCCCTGGTAGATGTGCCCGAGGTGCTGCACCGAGCCGTCATCGAAGAAGAGCATCGCGCCGACCATTCCGATGCCGTCCTGCTGCGCGAGCCCGAGCATTCGCTCGATCCAGTCGGGCGTGACGACCTCGACGTCGTCGTTCAGCATGAGCAGGTAGTCTCCCCGCGCGACCGCGGCGCCCCGGTTCATCTTGGCGCTGAAGTTGAACGCCTCACTCCAGCGGACCAGGACGAGCCGGTCTCCGGCGAGGGCCTCCACCTCGTCGATCACCGCCTGCGGCGTCGCGTCGTCGGCGACCAGGACGATCTCCACCTCACCCCAGGTGGTCCGTTCGCAGATGCCCCTGACGGCCTCTACGACGAACGTGCGTTCGGAACCCGCGACCGCACCGGAACTGCCACGCGTCGGCATGATGATCGAGACGAGCGGCCGGCCGAGGACCGGGTACTCGACGGTGCGATATCCCGACTCCGTCGTCACCGTTCCCGCCACGCCGATCTGTTCGAGGTGCTCGGAGACGACACGGGCGGCCGCGTCGCCCGCCGCCTCCAGTGGGCGGTCGACCGGCTGTCCGACGCCGATGACCTCGCGGACACGTGTGACCGCCGTCGCGGGCGTGCGAAGTGCGATGTCGAGCACGTGCGCCCCGTCGGCTGCGGCGCGGAAGCCGCCTCGCGTACGGAGTGCCTCGACGTTCAGCACCACTGCGGGCCCGAGGTAGTCCTCCTCGCGGAGGCGAACCGGCGAGAACGCCGGAGCGCGGAAACGGACTCCGCGCGCGGAACGGCTGTCGCCGT
This DNA window, taken from Agromyces sp. 3263, encodes the following:
- the rfbD gene encoding dTDP-4-dehydrorhamnose reductase yields the protein MRYLITGASGMLGRDLQAVLADRTVTALTRADLDVTDAAAVREAVAGHDVVLNCAAYTKVDDAEEHEDVAYAVNAVGPANLAAASAATGARLVTISTDYVFDGGATTPYAEDRRREPINAYGRTKAAGEELALASHPDGTFIVRTAWLYGAHGPNFATTMLKLAASKQTWSVVDDQLGQPTWTADLAAQIVAMLDADAPAGVYHGTNSGQATWFDFARAVLEEAGLDPERITPTDSSTFTRPAARPSYSVLGHEAWAAAGLSPMRDWRAALAQAASEGVLAGE
- a CDS encoding glycosyltransferase — encoded protein: MSDVERDREAQFGVVDALMGQREASTHGRELPAHTPMPFYVRYPRGAMRRVVASPLGPLARIGIRRLERERWRLGHFLARRRPVHLSAAGIDVAEVPGDAVVGNAMLASTNASHLVLVRPGSEVTASGLAEVRRLLEREPGVELVYGDSRSARGVRFRAPAFSPVRLREEDYLGPAVVLNVEALRTRGGFRAAADGAHVLDIALRTPATAVTRVREVIGVGQPVDRPLEAAGDAAARVVSEHLEQIGVAGTVTTESGYRTVEYPVLGRPLVSIIMPTRGSSGAVAGSERTFVVEAVRGICERTTWGEVEIVLVADDATPQAVIDEVEALAGDRLVLVRWSEAFNFSAKMNRGAAVARGDYLLMLNDDVEVVTPDWIERMLGLAQQDGIGMVGAMLFFDDGSVQHLGHIYQGGGAGHVAFGVTPGALRPLASLTVTREVSGVTAACALLPADVVREVGGFSPLFPGNYNDVDLSLKVRSTGRSVVCTGAARLYHFESRTREATVLPSEFATLARRWDALIQRDEYSRELER